GGAAATCTAGTTGCTTATATTTTAGTAAATGCAATTTTGATTTTTATAAATCTGTATACTTCACCCAAATATTTATGGTTTTTCTGGCCATTAATGTGGTGGGGAGTTGGAGTAGTTCTTCATGGATTAAAAGTTTTTGAAGTATTTCCTGTTCTTGGAAAAGGCTGGGAAGAAAGAAAAATCAAAGAATTCATGGAAAAGGAAAAAGAGAACAAAAACAAATGGAAATAATTTAGATAAAAAAAATAAAAATATGGGACGTTTTAGAAGACGCATGTACGAAGAGTATGCACAAGGGTTCAGCTCAGATGAAGGCTATAACAATGCCTACAAAAAAGTAAAACGATTAAAGGGATTTTATTCACATTTAAGAGTTTACATTATAGTAAACTTGATTATTATTGTTGCCAACATAAATAAAGATATTTTTACAGAAGGAATTCACGCCAGCGCATTGTCAGATTGGAGAACGTATTCGACTGCATTTTTCTGGGGAATTGGTTT
This is a stretch of genomic DNA from Flavobacterium endoglycinae. It encodes these proteins:
- a CDS encoding 2TM domain-containing protein; this encodes MEMNFNEEDRYIQARKKVESIKGFYGNLVAYILVNAILIFINLYTSPKYLWFFWPLMWWGVGVVLHGLKVFEVFPVLGKGWEERKIKEFMEKEKENKNKWK
- a CDS encoding 2TM domain-containing protein; translation: MGRFRRRMYEEYAQGFSSDEGYNNAYKKVKRLKGFYSHLRVYIIVNLIIIVANINKDIFTEGIHASALSDWRTYSTAFFWGIGLAAHALSVFGRDLFFSSDWEQKKIQKYMEKEAANTNKWE